One segment of Nocardioides sp. QY071 DNA contains the following:
- a CDS encoding sulfate ABC transporter permease subunit has translation MADTRQIRARRGPVAYLLRTLVIVYLAVLVIWPLYEVGKQTFAPSKVGAEGGLSAFLDRLSDPSVTYAFNLTGTVAFWAVLINTLFGVGISLLIVRYQFPGRRILSVLVDLPMSVSPVVVGLALVLAYSTGKGWFGEALESVGFYVIGTTPGLIMATAFVSLPLVIREIVPVLEEIGTDAEMAASSLGANGWQTFRRITLPSIKWAVVYGVVLSMARSLGEFGAVKIVSPGAEFRGETATLLIQNRYNNYEEPTAYAAAFVLVLASVLALVVVSLIRKEDHA, from the coding sequence GTGGCTGACACCCGACAGATCCGGGCCCGGCGCGGTCCGGTGGCCTACCTCCTGCGCACGCTGGTGATCGTCTACCTGGCGGTGCTGGTCATCTGGCCGCTCTACGAGGTCGGCAAGCAGACGTTCGCGCCGAGCAAGGTCGGTGCGGAGGGCGGCCTGTCCGCCTTCCTCGACCGGCTCAGCGACCCGTCGGTGACCTACGCCTTCAACCTCACCGGAACCGTCGCGTTCTGGGCGGTCCTGATCAACACCCTGTTCGGGGTGGGCATCTCGCTGCTCATCGTGCGCTACCAGTTCCCGGGCCGGCGCATCCTCTCGGTGCTCGTCGACCTGCCGATGTCGGTCTCGCCGGTGGTCGTCGGCCTCGCGCTGGTGCTGGCCTACAGCACCGGCAAGGGCTGGTTCGGTGAGGCACTCGAGTCGGTCGGCTTCTACGTCATCGGCACCACGCCGGGCCTGATCATGGCGACCGCCTTCGTCAGCCTGCCGCTGGTGATCCGGGAGATCGTGCCCGTGCTCGAGGAGATCGGCACCGACGCCGAGATGGCCGCCAGCAGCCTCGGGGCCAACGGCTGGCAGACCTTCCGGCGGATCACGCTGCCCAGCATCAAGTGGGCGGTCGTGTACGGCGTCGTGCTCAGTATGGCCCGCTCGCTCGGGGAGTTCGGCGCGGTCAAGATCGTCAGTCCCGGAGCCGAGTTCCGCGGCGAGACCGCCACCCTTCTCATCCAGAACCGTTACAACAACTACGAGGAGCCCACGGCGTACGCCGCCGCGTTCGTGCTCGTGCTCGCCTCCGTGCTGGCCCTCGTCGTCGTCTCCCTGATCCGCAAGGAGGATCACGCATGA
- a CDS encoding sulfate ABC transporter ATP-binding protein, translating to MSIEVRGVGKRYGDFVALEDINVSLPTGQLTALLGPSGGGKSTLLRIIAGLESADSGSVEIEGTDATRLPPQKRNVGFVFQHYAVFKHMTVAKNVAFGLEIRKRPKAEVKAKVAELLELVHLSQFAHRLPSQLSGGQRQRLALARALAVEPSVLLLDEPFGALDAKVRKELRDWLRRLHDEVHVTTVFVTHDQEEALEVADEIVVINEGRIEQIGSPDQLYDEPANDFVMGFLGAVTRLGPLVLRPHDIEVAVAPGVPGSSAGVVQRALRVGFEVRLTVDVEGQDEPVLVVLSRTHARALDLELGSRVWLSPTTGATTVPVLGVPREAVASA from the coding sequence ATGAGCATCGAAGTGAGGGGTGTCGGCAAGCGCTACGGCGACTTCGTCGCCCTCGAGGACATCAACGTCTCCCTGCCGACCGGCCAGCTGACCGCCCTGCTCGGGCCCAGCGGTGGTGGCAAGTCCACCCTGCTGCGCATCATCGCCGGCCTCGAGAGCGCCGACTCCGGCTCGGTCGAGATCGAGGGCACCGACGCCACGAGGCTGCCCCCGCAGAAGCGCAACGTCGGCTTCGTGTTTCAGCACTACGCCGTCTTCAAGCACATGACGGTCGCCAAGAACGTCGCCTTCGGCCTGGAGATCCGCAAGCGTCCCAAGGCCGAGGTGAAGGCGAAGGTCGCCGAGCTGCTCGAGCTCGTGCACCTCTCGCAGTTCGCGCACCGGCTGCCCTCCCAGCTCTCCGGTGGTCAGCGGCAGCGCCTCGCGCTGGCCCGCGCCCTCGCCGTCGAGCCCTCGGTGCTGCTGCTCGACGAGCCGTTCGGCGCCCTCGACGCGAAGGTCCGCAAGGAGCTGCGTGACTGGCTGCGCCGCCTGCACGACGAGGTCCACGTGACGACCGTGTTCGTGACCCACGACCAGGAGGAGGCCCTCGAGGTCGCCGACGAGATCGTGGTCATCAACGAAGGCCGGATCGAGCAGATCGGCAGCCCCGACCAGCTGTACGACGAGCCGGCCAACGACTTCGTGATGGGCTTCCTCGGCGCGGTGACCCGGCTCGGGCCGCTGGTCCTGCGGCCCCACGACATCGAGGTCGCGGTCGCGCCCGGCGTACCCGGCTCCTCGGCGGGCGTGGTCCAGCGCGCGCTGCGCGTCGGCTTCGAGGTGCGCCTCACCGTCGACGTCGAGGGGCAGGACGAGCCGGTCCTGGTCGTGCTCTCCCGCACCCACGCACGCGCGCTCGACCTGGAGCTCGGCAGCAGGGTCTGGCTGAGCCCGACGACCGGCGCGACGACGGTCCCGGTGCTCGGGGTTCCGCGGGAGGCGGTGGCCTCCGCCTGA